The Panacibacter microcysteis genome includes a window with the following:
- the pnp gene encoding polyribonucleotide nucleotidyltransferase produces the protein MLTQPIQASFKLPNGAEVIIETGKLARQADGAVTVRQGNCVLLATVCANKDPKEGQDFFPLSVDYQEKFAAAGRIPGSFFKREARLNDYEILTSRLIDRALRPLFPEDYFCDVQVLVSLVSSEEEVMPDSLACLAASAALAVSDIPIKEIISEVRIARINGTFIVNPTRSELAKADLEFIIAATEKNLMMVEGEAKECSEEDLVKALEIAHNAIRLQIKAQQELREKKGVTTKREYKKPEENEEIKNKVAAFAQEKIYQISRGGTAKHDRSDAYSKLREELIESLGEEITDADKKLAKKYYADLMWEVVRNMILDDRIRLDGRQLDQVRPLAMEVDPLPTPHGSSLFTRGETQSLSTVTFGTPLDELLIESAAKSTDSKFYLHYNFPPFSTGEVKMMRGQSRREVGHGNLAQRSLKQMMPGNEYPYTVRVVSDILESNGSSSMATVCAGSLALMDAGVPVPKHVSGVAMGLITRGDGKYAILTDILGDEDHLGDMDFKVTGTRDGICGVQMDIKVDGLSMEVMREALEQARKGRLHILDAMYECIEAPRPDVKPHAPRMEKLFIDKEFIGAVIGPQGKVIQEIQKETGTTINIEEVGNYGEVSIFSPAKEGLDRAVSWIKGITAVPSVGETYEAKVKTIQPYGAFVEFLPKKEGLLHISEVSWKRLDSLEGILKEGDVVKVKLIGIDHKTGKFKLSRKVLMQKPEQQPQRGPQAEGSEQNG, from the coding sequence ATGTTAACTCAACCTATACAGGCCAGCTTTAAGCTTCCCAATGGCGCTGAAGTAATTATTGAAACGGGCAAACTTGCCCGCCAGGCCGATGGCGCTGTAACAGTACGCCAGGGAAACTGCGTTTTGCTGGCAACCGTTTGTGCCAATAAAGACCCAAAAGAAGGCCAGGACTTTTTTCCGTTAAGCGTAGATTACCAGGAAAAATTTGCCGCGGCCGGACGTATTCCGGGTTCATTTTTTAAACGTGAGGCCCGTTTAAATGATTATGAAATTTTAACCAGCCGATTAATAGACCGCGCATTGCGCCCGCTTTTCCCCGAAGATTATTTCTGCGATGTGCAGGTTCTGGTAAGCCTTGTATCAAGCGAAGAAGAGGTAATGCCGGATTCTCTTGCATGCCTTGCGGCTTCGGCAGCGCTCGCAGTGAGCGATATACCTATCAAAGAGATCATTTCTGAAGTACGTATTGCCCGCATCAATGGTACATTCATTGTAAACCCTACCCGCTCAGAACTGGCAAAAGCTGATCTCGAGTTTATCATTGCTGCTACCGAGAAAAACCTGATGATGGTAGAAGGTGAAGCAAAAGAATGCAGCGAAGAAGACCTCGTAAAAGCACTTGAAATAGCGCACAACGCCATCCGCCTGCAGATAAAAGCACAACAGGAACTTAGGGAGAAAAAAGGCGTTACCACAAAACGGGAGTATAAAAAACCTGAAGAAAACGAAGAGATCAAAAATAAGGTGGCTGCTTTTGCACAGGAAAAGATCTACCAGATTTCCCGCGGTGGTACTGCAAAACATGACCGCAGTGATGCGTACAGCAAACTGCGTGAAGAATTAATCGAAAGCCTTGGTGAAGAAATTACCGACGCCGACAAAAAACTGGCAAAAAAGTATTACGCTGATCTTATGTGGGAAGTGGTGCGGAATATGATTTTAGACGACCGCATTCGTTTGGATGGCCGCCAGCTCGACCAGGTGCGTCCTTTGGCAATGGAAGTTGATCCGCTGCCAACACCACACGGCTCATCTTTGTTTACACGTGGCGAAACGCAGTCTTTGAGTACCGTTACATTTGGTACGCCACTGGATGAATTATTGATTGAAAGCGCTGCAAAATCTACTGATTCCAAATTTTACTTACACTATAACTTTCCTCCGTTCAGTACGGGCGAAGTAAAAATGATGCGTGGCCAGAGCCGCCGCGAAGTGGGCCATGGCAACCTTGCGCAACGCTCGTTGAAACAAATGATGCCGGGTAATGAATACCCTTATACAGTACGTGTGGTAAGTGATATTCTTGAATCGAACGGTTCGTCTTCTATGGCTACCGTATGTGCCGGCTCACTGGCGTTGATGGATGCAGGGGTTCCTGTTCCCAAACACGTAAGTGGTGTGGCAATGGGTTTAATAACACGTGGCGATGGTAAGTACGCCATTCTGACTGATATTCTTGGCGATGAAGATCACCTGGGTGATATGGACTTTAAGGTTACCGGTACCCGGGATGGTATCTGCGGCGTACAGATGGATATTAAAGTAGATGGCCTTAGCATGGAAGTAATGCGTGAAGCGCTTGAACAGGCACGTAAAGGTCGTTTACATATTCTTGATGCAATGTATGAGTGTATTGAAGCACCAAGACCAGATGTAAAACCACATGCCCCACGCATGGAAAAACTGTTTATCGACAAAGAATTTATTGGTGCAGTGATCGGGCCACAAGGCAAGGTTATACAGGAAATACAGAAAGAAACCGGTACCACAATCAATATCGAAGAAGTGGGCAATTACGGAGAAGTGAGCATTTTTTCTCCGGCCAAAGAGGGGCTCGACCGTGCAGTTAGCTGGATCAAAGGTATTACAGCCGTGCCTTCTGTAGGCGAAACATACGAAGCAAAAGTGAAGACCATCCAGCCTTATGGAGCTTTCGTAGAATTCCTGCCGAAAAAAGAAGGGCTTTTACACATCAGCGAGGTTTCATGGAAACGCCTTGACAGCCTGGAAGGTATTTTGAAAGAAGGCGATGTGGTTAAAGTAAAACTCATTGGTATAGACCACAAAACCGGCAAATTTAAGCTGAGCCGTAAAGTTTTGATGCAAAAACCTGAACAGCAGCCGCAAAGAGGCCCACAGGCAGAAGGCAGCGAGCAAAACGGTTAA
- the prmA gene encoding 50S ribosomal protein L11 methyltransferase, protein MPNNYIQVTISNISEEQSSILIAQLAEIGFEGFEEADQTLKAYTDEQVFDAAALEELMQANNVTCITNTVAHTNWNEEWEKNFEPVIVDDFVAIRADFHAPAAGVEREIVITPKMSFGTGHHATTFLMMQQMRAIDFAGKSVFDFGTGTGILAILAAQLGAGSVLAIDNDEWSIENAQENVMRNNCSNITLLLNDNPAGEEKFDIILANINKNVILTYISVLAERLNTNGQLLLSGLLKEDEEDVKQAANNLQIKYICTTHKNNWVCLVFFS, encoded by the coding sequence ATGCCAAACAATTACATACAGGTTACCATCAGTAATATATCAGAAGAGCAGTCTTCCATATTAATTGCACAGCTTGCTGAAATTGGCTTTGAAGGCTTTGAAGAAGCAGACCAGACGCTGAAAGCATACACCGACGAACAAGTCTTCGACGCCGCAGCACTTGAAGAGCTTATGCAGGCAAATAACGTAACCTGTATAACAAATACTGTTGCACACACAAACTGGAACGAGGAATGGGAGAAAAATTTTGAACCGGTAATTGTGGACGATTTTGTGGCCATCAGGGCAGATTTTCATGCCCCTGCAGCCGGTGTTGAGCGTGAAATTGTAATAACGCCAAAGATGAGTTTTGGCACCGGTCATCATGCTACCACGTTTCTGATGATGCAGCAAATGCGTGCAATTGATTTTGCCGGCAAATCTGTTTTTGATTTTGGTACCGGTACGGGCATTCTTGCAATACTTGCAGCGCAACTGGGTGCAGGTTCCGTACTTGCAATAGACAACGATGAATGGAGTATCGAAAACGCGCAGGAGAACGTGATGCGGAACAACTGCAGCAACATAACCTTACTATTAAATGACAATCCTGCGGGGGAAGAAAAGTTTGATATCATCCTCGCCAACATCAATAAAAATGTTATTCTAACATACATTTCTGTACTGGCAGAACGTTTGAATACGAACGGGCAACTCCTGCTTAGCGGTTTGTTGAAAGAAGACGAAGAAGACGTTAAACAAGCTGCTAATAACCTACAAATCAAATATATATGCACCACACACAAGAATAATTGGGTGTGTTTAGTGTTTTTTAGTTAA
- the plsY gene encoding glycerol-3-phosphate 1-O-acyltransferase PlsY, protein MNEILLIILAYLIGSIPTSVWVSKRFFGIDIRDYGSGNAGATNTFRVLGPRWGTIVMIVDMTKGVIAALLCFLLPYYANINNEWDRTNLMIGLGLAAVIGHIFPIWAGFKGGKGVATLFGMIVAIQPLVAVCCVGVFLLVLYLTRFVSLSSILAGVSFAIFILFIFNDDVPLYRIFSVAVAGLVILTHQKNINRIINGTESKVPILKHRDRRRQKRRNR, encoded by the coding sequence ATGAATGAAATTTTACTCATCATATTGGCTTATCTGATTGGTTCAATCCCAACATCTGTTTGGGTAAGCAAAAGATTCTTCGGAATAGACATCCGCGATTACGGCAGTGGTAATGCCGGTGCTACCAATACTTTTCGTGTACTTGGGCCCAGATGGGGAACCATTGTTATGATCGTGGATATGACCAAAGGCGTTATTGCCGCCCTGCTTTGTTTTTTACTTCCTTACTATGCAAATATTAATAACGAGTGGGACAGAACAAACCTGATGATCGGTTTGGGTCTTGCTGCCGTTATAGGTCACATATTTCCTATATGGGCCGGCTTTAAAGGCGGCAAAGGCGTAGCTACGCTTTTTGGAATGATCGTAGCCATCCAGCCATTGGTGGCTGTATGTTGCGTAGGCGTGTTTTTATTAGTGCTCTACCTTACCCGTTTTGTTTCGCTGAGTTCAATACTTGCAGGCGTTTCTTTTGCAATATTTATCCTCTTCATCTTTAATGATGATGTTCCACTTTACCGTATTTTCTCGGTAGCTGTGGCCGGCCTGGTGATTCTTACGCACCAGAAAAATATCAACCGTATTATCAACGGCACAGAGAGCAAAGTGCCCATACTCAAACACAGGGACCGCAGAAGACAAAAAAGAAGAAACAGGTAA
- a CDS encoding HNH endonuclease: MIKSLPGERWKQLTFKNWKSLQKKYAISTQGRIASYIDDIKKDGNIISGSTVEAYRILRLKVKGKHVAFLFHRLVAENFLTKPSAAHDYVIHLNHDKIDNRKQNLKWATIEQVGAHNRNNPRVLEAQEKRTQDPEKYARFRKLSLKQVIAIKKLLADPKRKMSYRQIAEKYDISQMALTRMKRGENWGYVKI, from the coding sequence ATGATTAAATCTTTGCCTGGCGAAAGGTGGAAGCAGCTTACTTTCAAAAACTGGAAATCGTTACAAAAAAAGTACGCTATCAGCACACAAGGCCGTATTGCATCTTACATTGATGACATTAAAAAAGACGGAAACATTATCAGCGGTTCTACCGTAGAAGCCTATAGAATACTTAGGCTAAAAGTAAAAGGAAAACATGTAGCTTTTCTTTTCCACAGGCTGGTTGCCGAAAACTTTTTGACCAAACCCTCTGCTGCGCACGACTACGTTATTCACCTGAACCATGACAAGATTGATAACCGCAAGCAAAACCTTAAATGGGCAACTATTGAACAGGTTGGTGCGCATAACAGGAACAACCCTCGTGTACTGGAAGCACAGGAAAAAAGGACACAGGATCCCGAAAAGTATGCTCGCTTCCGTAAATTAAGTCTTAAACAGGTTATAGCTATCAAGAAATTGCTGGCAGATCCAAAACGAAAAATGAGCTACAGGCAGATTGCCGAAAAATACGATATCAGCCAGATGGCATTAACAAGAATGAAAAGAGGAGAGAACTGGGGATATGTAAAAATATAA